The sequence below is a genomic window from Patescibacteria group bacterium.
AGAGCGGTAGAAAAATCTTTTGTATCTCGACCAAGCTGTCTCTGTTCTACTATACTTTGTTTGTCAGTAAAAATATATTCTATCGGATCCTCAACAGTGATAATATGCGCTCTTCTCTCTTTGTTAATAATATCAAGCATAACAGCCAGAGTCGTTGATTTCCCAGCCCCAGAAGGTCCCGTCACAAGAAGAAGCCCATCTTTAAGGTGAGTTAATTCATAGATAATTGGATTCAAATCAATTTCTTGTGGAGTTGGTATCTTATTCAAAACCAATCTAGCCGAAAGACCCATATGAGCCTCCTGATAATGCAAATTAACCCTAAATCTATTATTATAAAACTCCAGAGAAAGATCAATGTCCTTTTCACTTTCAAATTTATCCCTTGTTCCTTTGTCAATCGAAGCAAAAATAGCATGCCTGAGCTCCCCAGCAGGAATTTCATCATTCTCCAATCGATGCAATTCTCCCGCTATTCTCAGCGAAGGAACAGCCCCCTCAACTAAATGAAGATCCGAAGCACCCCTATCAATAGCCTGCTTAAAATAATACGCTAAATTCATAAATTAAAAAATAATTTCCTAGTTATTATAACATTAATTAATCTCTTGTAGCAAATAAAAAATCGCCACATTATTCGGTGGCGATTAAATTTATTTTTCAAAACAATTGATATTTCTTCCTCGGGAGATTACTCAATTCTAGAATTTTTTTTCAAAGTAAAATATTCTTGAACTCGATTTTTGTCTTCGACCCCCCTGTCCTGCTCAATGCAAGATAGAAAATTCAGCTTTTCCTCAAGCTTCATATGCATATTTAATGCTGTAAAAAAAGCAAATTCATTATCGCTTTTTTTACTATCCAATATGGAGTAAACCCTTTCAAAAAAAGACCTCGGACTTTCATTCATTGTCCTTATAAGCGAATAGGCA
It includes:
- a CDS encoding PilT/PilU family type 4a pilus ATPase, whose product is MNLAYYFKQAIDRGASDLHLVEGAVPSLRIAGELHRLENDEIPAGELRHAIFASIDKGTRDKFESEKDIDLSLEFYNNRFRVNLHYQEAHMGLSARLVLNKIPTPQEIDLNPIIYELTHLKDGLLLVTGPSGAGKSTTLAVMLDIINKERRAHIITVEDPIEYIFTDKQSIVEQRQLGRDTKDFSTALKYALRQDPNVIMVGEMRDKETIRAALTAAKTGHLVLSTLHTSTAAETVSRIIDYFPTEYQNQITNQLSGVLRGVVSQQLLPKRGGGLVAAREILINNNAISNLIKNNQIEQINSTIQTSSNIGMQTMNKSVDDLLRRGLISEVTATNRRRDMETHATYY